From Syntrophorhabdaceae bacterium, one genomic window encodes:
- a CDS encoding RluA family pseudouridine synthase, translating into MRAISPRQWPALLKMADSFRIICDINDIRLDVFLSEKLSLTRTKVKEMIDGGHVRVDGRTPKPAIRLKEHMEIAGEIPREAPLDLAPEEIPLDILYEDDYFLAVNKPADMVVHPSFGHSSGTLVNAVLGYLERQGFRFQVSGSERQEGRDGDRTTGVRPGIVHRLDKGTTGVILVARDGRTQERLSGLFKDRKVCKTYRAVVEGAPVLDSWTVEGNIGRHPVERKKMAVLRSGGRQAVTGFKVLERLEGFSYVEAYPATGRTHQIRVHLNHAGHPVVGDETYGRKAKRSAPRPLLHAYRIELVHPVTLRPVLIEAAIPADMRDFVEKHRGQQH; encoded by the coding sequence ATGAGGGCGATCTCGCCGCGGCAGTGGCCCGCGCTCTTGAAAATGGCTGATAGCTTCAGGATCATCTGCGACATCAACGATATAAGACTCGATGTTTTTCTCTCCGAAAAGCTTTCCCTGACACGGACAAAGGTGAAAGAAATGATCGACGGCGGCCATGTGCGCGTCGACGGCAGAACGCCCAAGCCCGCGATACGTCTCAAGGAGCACATGGAGATTGCGGGAGAGATCCCCAGGGAGGCACCCCTTGACCTCGCGCCGGAAGAGATACCCCTCGACATACTTTACGAGGATGACTACTTTCTGGCTGTCAACAAACCGGCGGACATGGTGGTCCATCCTTCTTTCGGCCACAGTTCGGGGACCCTGGTGAACGCGGTTCTGGGGTATCTTGAAAGACAAGGTTTCAGGTTTCAGGTTTCAGGTTCGGAAAGGCAGGAAGGACGAGACGGGGACAGGACGACGGGAGTTAGGCCGGGGATCGTGCACCGGCTGGATAAGGGGACGACGGGGGTCATTCTCGTCGCCCGGGACGGAAGGACGCAGGAGAGGCTGTCGGGGCTCTTCAAGGACAGGAAGGTTTGCAAGACCTACCGGGCAGTTGTCGAGGGAGCGCCCGTTCTCGATTCGTGGACGGTGGAGGGCAATATAGGACGCCATCCCGTGGAACGAAAGAAGATGGCCGTATTGCGCTCGGGAGGCAGGCAGGCCGTCACCGGTTTCAAAGTGCTTGAAAGATTGGAAGGTTTTTCCTATGTGGAGGCCTATCCCGCAACGGGCAGGACACACCAGATACGGGTCCACCTGAACCATGCCGGCCATCCCGTAGTCGGCGATGAGACATATGGCAGGAAGGCAAAGAGGTCCGCGCCCAGGCCCCTTCTCCACGCCTACCGGATAGAGCTCGTCCACCCCGTGACCTTGAGACCTGTGCTTATTGAGGCGGCCATTCCCGCCGACATGAGGGATTTTGTTGAAAAACATCGTGGACAACAGCATTAA
- a CDS encoding C-GCAxxG-C-C family protein, with protein MTRKDKALEVFDSGFNCAQSVLLAFAEELGLDPEKALKIASGFGGGMGAMGATCGAVTGSFMVIGLDRGNASGDDRETKDATYRMIRQFAREFEQTHGSIACRVLLGCDISSYEGYHEALTKDLFRTLCPRYVETAVTILSPMLGR; from the coding sequence ATGACAAGGAAAGATAAGGCCCTCGAGGTATTCGACAGTGGGTTTAATTGCGCGCAATCCGTCCTTTTGGCATTCGCTGAAGAGTTGGGGCTCGACCCCGAAAAGGCGTTGAAGATAGCAAGCGGTTTCGGCGGCGGTATGGGAGCAATGGGCGCCACCTGCGGCGCTGTCACCGGATCGTTCATGGTTATCGGCCTCGATCGCGGGAACGCATCCGGCGACGACAGGGAGACCAAGGATGCCACCTACAGGATGATCAGACAGTTTGCCCGTGAGTTTGAACAGACCCATGGCTCCATAGCCTGCCGGGTCCTTCTCGGGTGCGATATCTCAAGCTACGAGGGATATCACGAGGCACTCACGAAGGATCTTTTCCGGACCCTCTGTCCGAGATATGTGGAGACTGCCGTGACGATACTTTCCCCGATGCTCGGGCGATGA
- the selA gene encoding L-seryl-tRNA(Sec) selenium transferase: protein MKAMANNLLRQIPKVDSILESSGWRSLVSACPESIAKDVLREHLDSLRDAIKEGRVVSVPSVDEIVTAVGISAAAIIEPGLKRVINATGVIIHTNLGRSILASRAINAILGVAMGYSNLEYDIEKGMRGSRYDHCRSILRRLTGAEEALVVNNNAGAVFLILNTLAEGKEVIIARGELIEIGGSFRIPDVMKKSGAALKEVGTTNRTYIADYERAIGDNTGLIMKAHTSNYRIRGFTHEASSEELVELGKRYNIPTYFDTGSGLFYNLEGLGVSGEPLIPDELRKGFDVISFSGDKLLGAPQAGIVIGKKDCLDAMKANPMTRALRPDKFTLAGLEATLLLCLDADSAASGIPTIRMILEEKEVLAKRARRIASRLRKKCPDAGVSIVDVDSEVGGGSFPDMVIPSVGVALKPRTMTIDALEAKLRHLPLPVIGRIEKEKLILDIRTVLAEDEGDLAAAVARALENG, encoded by the coding sequence ATGAAAGCCATGGCAAATAACCTGCTGCGACAGATACCCAAGGTGGATTCCATACTGGAAAGCTCCGGCTGGAGGTCCCTTGTTTCCGCCTGTCCCGAATCCATTGCGAAGGATGTCCTGCGCGAGCACCTTGATTCCCTCCGCGATGCCATAAAGGAAGGGCGGGTCGTCTCCGTCCCATCCGTTGATGAGATCGTGACAGCCGTGGGTATAAGCGCGGCCGCCATCATTGAGCCGGGCTTGAAGAGGGTCATAAACGCTACCGGTGTTATCATCCATACCAACCTTGGGAGGTCGATTCTCGCCAGTCGTGCGATCAATGCCATACTGGGGGTCGCGATGGGCTACTCCAACCTCGAATATGACATTGAAAAAGGTATGCGGGGCAGTCGGTATGATCACTGTCGGTCCATCCTCAGGAGGCTCACCGGTGCGGAAGAGGCGCTTGTCGTCAACAACAATGCCGGCGCTGTTTTCCTTATCCTTAACACCCTTGCCGAGGGAAAAGAGGTGATCATCGCCCGGGGGGAGCTCATCGAGATCGGCGGCTCTTTCAGGATACCCGATGTGATGAAAAAGTCCGGTGCCGCCCTTAAGGAAGTGGGGACGACGAACCGGACCTACATCGCAGACTACGAGCGGGCTATCGGTGACAATACCGGCCTTATAATGAAGGCCCATACGAGCAATTACCGCATCCGCGGCTTTACCCATGAGGCATCCTCGGAGGAACTTGTCGAGCTGGGGAAAAGATACAATATACCCACCTATTTCGACACCGGCAGCGGACTTTTCTACAATTTAGAAGGTCTCGGGGTATCCGGTGAACCCCTGATACCCGATGAGCTGAGAAAAGGTTTTGATGTCATTTCCTTCAGCGGCGATAAACTGCTGGGTGCGCCCCAGGCGGGGATCGTGATAGGCAAAAAGGATTGTCTCGACGCCATGAAGGCAAACCCCATGACGAGGGCCCTCCGTCCCGACAAGTTCACTCTTGCCGGCCTTGAAGCGACGCTGCTTCTTTGCCTCGACGCCGATTCGGCGGCCAGCGGCATCCCTACCATCAGGATGATCCTTGAAGAAAAGGAGGTTCTGGCAAAAAGGGCGAGGCGGATCGCATCACGGTTGCGAAAAAAGTGCCCTGACGCGGGCGTATCCATAGTGGATGTTGATTCCGAGGTGGGAGGCGGGAGTTTTCCTGACATGGTCATCCCCTCCGTCGGTGTGGCCCTGAAGCCTCGGACAATGACCATCGACGCCCTGGAGGCGAAGTTGCGCCACCTTCCGCTCCCCGTCATCGGGAGGATCGAAAAGGAGAAGCTCATACTCGACATCAGGACGGTCCTCGCGGAGGATGAGGGCGATCTCGCCGCGGCAGTGGCCCGCGCTCTTGAAAATGGCTGA
- a CDS encoding polyphenol oxidase family protein has translation MTEFVLEKKNDWEYYHIPKLTAAGIIHGFFTRRSPSPALLGREGELFLDAFSLNEAVVLHQEHGNDIHVIGNGDRPVTGDGILLYKRGIAGVIKTADCLCVVLIDPGFPMVSILHAGWRGTLQKITSRALGMMAERGAAKQRIVALMGPSIRGCCYEVGKEVKEAFIGEGFPQTIFTSVNGSLHLDLKTANAHLLNEEGIEAIYDTGLCTYCSGDDFASYRKGARSARQVNFVAIKEG, from the coding sequence ATGACAGAATTCGTTCTTGAGAAGAAAAACGACTGGGAATACTATCATATTCCGAAGCTGACGGCGGCGGGCATAATCCATGGGTTCTTCACTCGGAGGTCACCGTCACCGGCATTGCTCGGACGGGAAGGAGAGTTATTTCTTGACGCCTTCTCCCTCAATGAGGCCGTTGTGCTGCACCAGGAACACGGAAATGATATCCACGTGATCGGCAACGGCGACAGGCCCGTGACCGGTGATGGGATCCTGCTCTATAAGCGGGGCATTGCCGGCGTGATCAAGACGGCGGATTGCCTCTGCGTTGTTCTCATCGACCCCGGTTTCCCCATGGTATCCATCCTTCACGCCGGCTGGCGCGGTACCCTTCAGAAAATAACCTCCAGGGCGCTTGGCATGATGGCCGAGCGGGGAGCGGCGAAGCAGCGCATCGTCGCCCTCATGGGCCCTTCCATCCGGGGTTGCTGTTATGAGGTTGGCAAGGAGGTCAAAGAAGCATTCATCGGCGAGGGTTTCCCTCAAACCATCTTTACCTCGGTCAACGGTTCACTTCACCTCGACCTCAAGACCGCAAACGCGCACCTCCTCAATGAAGAGGGTATCGAAGCCATTTACGATACCGGCCTGTGCACCTACTGCAGCGGCGACGATTTCGCCTCCTATCGCAAGGGCGCCCGCAGCGCCCGGCAGGTGAATTTTGTAGCGATTAAGGAAGGGTGA
- a CDS encoding NADH-quinone oxidoreductase subunit N, whose protein sequence is MPEIMLTGWALVLLIVGGLTKGSTSFKVSGILSVIGTACALYFAVNLWGTNLDIFNQLYTIDDYGTFFKVLFLAILMLVSIISMRYADREGIGSGEYYSLLMFGVLGMMVMTSSHHFITIFIGLEVMSLSIYVLCGLLRNNMASVEASLKYFLLGAFATAFLLYGMAMVYGSTGLMDVVELKKYFLAKQPFSATMFVIGMGFLVVGFGFKIASVPFHMWTPDVYQGAPTSITAYMATGVKAAAFGALIRVFFTAFIPFHFGWSEIIWVLAVLTMCVGNITALAQRDVKRMLAYSSIAHAGYILVAFITGDRALASSMLYYLMAYSFMNIGAFTVVIILAKTGDTGSDIDSYAGLGVRHPFVALCMSVFLLSLAGVPPLAGFMGKFYVFSTAVKAEFYWLAIIGFLNSVVAAYYYLRVMMYMYFRETIGEPGAVDKAPQYGIVMVICIGALLYMGIFPKAFVLIAQKAVGIFS, encoded by the coding sequence ATGCCCGAGATCATGTTGACCGGGTGGGCACTTGTGCTGCTGATAGTAGGCGGTCTGACGAAGGGCTCCACCTCCTTCAAGGTTTCCGGGATACTTTCAGTCATCGGCACTGCCTGCGCCCTGTATTTTGCGGTGAACCTCTGGGGAACAAATCTCGATATTTTCAACCAGCTGTACACCATTGACGACTACGGGACCTTTTTTAAGGTTCTCTTTCTTGCCATTCTTATGCTTGTCAGTATCATATCGATGAGGTATGCCGATCGGGAGGGGATTGGTTCGGGAGAGTATTATTCCCTTTTGATGTTTGGTGTACTTGGCATGATGGTCATGACGTCTTCACACCATTTCATCACGATCTTCATCGGCCTCGAGGTCATGTCCCTATCGATCTATGTCCTCTGCGGGCTCCTGAGAAACAACATGGCATCCGTCGAGGCCTCATTGAAGTATTTTCTTCTCGGTGCCTTCGCCACGGCGTTTCTTCTCTACGGGATGGCAATGGTTTACGGTTCGACGGGACTCATGGATGTCGTGGAACTGAAGAAGTATTTCCTTGCGAAACAGCCTTTCTCGGCGACGATGTTTGTAATTGGCATGGGCTTCCTTGTTGTGGGTTTCGGCTTCAAGATTGCATCGGTACCGTTCCACATGTGGACTCCCGATGTCTATCAGGGCGCGCCCACATCAATCACGGCTTACATGGCGACAGGGGTGAAGGCCGCCGCATTCGGTGCCTTGATTCGGGTCTTCTTCACCGCCTTCATACCATTTCACTTCGGGTGGTCCGAGATCATCTGGGTCTTGGCGGTTCTGACGATGTGCGTGGGAAACATCACGGCGCTGGCGCAGCGTGATGTGAAGAGGATGCTGGCATATTCAAGCATAGCCCATGCCGGATACATACTCGTTGCCTTCATAACGGGCGACAGGGCACTCGCATCGAGCATGCTCTATTACCTTATGGCATATTCTTTTATGAATATCGGCGCCTTCACCGTAGTGATCATCCTGGCAAAGACGGGTGATACAGGCAGCGACATAGACAGCTATGCCGGACTCGGTGTGCGCCATCCCTTCGTCGCCCTGTGTATGAGCGTATTCCTTCTTTCTCTTGCCGGGGTGCCGCCGCTGGCGGGCTTTATGGGGAAGTTCTATGTTTTCAGTACCGCCGTCAAGGCTGAATTTTACTGGCTGGCGATAATCGGGTTCCTCAACAGTGTCGTGGCCGCATATTACTACCTCAGGGTCATGATGTACATGTATTTCAGGGAAACCATAGGCGAGCCGGGTGCAGTTGACAAGGCCCCACAATACGGGATAGTTATGGTTATCTGCATAGGGGCTCTTCTGTACATGGGTATCTTCCCGAAGGCTTTCGTTCTTATCGCCCAGAAGGCAGTTGGTATCTTCAGCTGA
- a CDS encoding tetratricopeptide repeat protein yields MRLLLVAFVVVTGSLGLIFCIASAGGDCRDFVMEGQFQKAVEECTAAIGVGELSREALAARYAWRGFAYKGLGEPQEAMADFERAIGIDPNSDISYLGRGEIYEMRKDYAAARTDLSKAIEINGGNAAALAHRGVISYVEMKYDRALADLGRAVELDPGNARTLSYRGNTYAAMNQQQNAIDDYTKALEINPKEFLSLLGRGLLEKKLRRFEEALADYNRLVKVAPGFWQAYQGRADIYAATKRYGRAIEDLSAAIRIDPTQAVLYSQRGLTYVFHKRPDKAEEDFSKAIELSPLSAGLYVARGALYKEMDRLGECAGDLQRALELKPGHLGAIMLLARVESLRKNTAEACRRLNAAYAKGGLHDIRIVTREKDFDSIRDSACYKEFMKDKKSKVPVKDNYQIERQ; encoded by the coding sequence ATGAGGCTTTTGCTCGTTGCGTTTGTCGTAGTGACCGGTAGTCTTGGGTTGATCTTCTGCATTGCGTCCGCGGGCGGAGATTGCCGAGACTTTGTAATGGAGGGGCAATTTCAGAAGGCAGTCGAAGAGTGCACTGCAGCGATAGGAGTGGGAGAGCTGTCGAGGGAAGCTCTGGCCGCCCGTTACGCGTGGCGGGGATTCGCGTACAAGGGGCTCGGTGAGCCACAGGAGGCCATGGCTGATTTTGAGCGTGCCATAGGGATCGACCCAAACAGTGACATCTCCTATCTTGGGCGCGGGGAGATCTATGAGATGAGAAAGGACTATGCCGCGGCTCGGACGGACCTTTCGAAAGCCATCGAGATCAACGGCGGCAATGCGGCCGCACTGGCTCATAGAGGCGTGATCTCCTATGTGGAAATGAAATACGACCGGGCGCTCGCGGATCTCGGGAGGGCCGTGGAGCTCGACCCAGGGAATGCCCGGACATTGAGCTATCGCGGAAATACCTATGCGGCGATGAATCAGCAGCAGAATGCGATCGACGACTATACGAAGGCACTTGAGATAAACCCGAAGGAGTTTCTGAGTCTTCTCGGCCGGGGACTTCTGGAAAAGAAGCTGAGGCGCTTCGAGGAGGCGCTCGCGGACTACAATAGGCTGGTAAAGGTCGCTCCCGGTTTTTGGCAGGCCTACCAGGGGAGGGCGGACATCTATGCCGCCACGAAGAGGTATGGCAGGGCGATTGAAGATCTGTCAGCCGCTATCAGGATCGACCCGACGCAGGCCGTCCTCTATTCCCAGCGTGGTCTGACCTACGTCTTTCACAAAAGGCCGGACAAGGCTGAGGAGGACTTCTCGAAGGCAATTGAGCTTAGCCCGTTGAGCGCCGGGCTGTATGTAGCGAGGGGAGCGCTGTACAAGGAGATGGACCGCCTTGGGGAATGCGCCGGAGACCTCCAAAGGGCACTGGAACTGAAGCCCGGCCACCTTGGTGCGATAATGCTTCTGGCAAGGGTGGAGTCCCTCAGGAAGAACACAGCCGAGGCATGCAGGAGGCTTAACGCCGCCTATGCAAAAGGGGGTCTGCACGATATCCGGATCGTAACAAGGGAAAAGGATTTTGACAGTATACGTGATAGTGCGTGCTACAAGGAATTCATGAAGGACAAGAAGAGCAAGGTTCCCGTGAAGGACAATTACCAAATAGAGAGACAATAA
- a CDS encoding acetate--CoA ligase family protein: MEKFFYPESIAVFGVSETPSNLARVIVENLVSFGFQGNVYPVGMTQGQIAGMKILPGLDGIDGIPDLAVVLVPARYAPETLERCGKKGIRNVVLESGGFSEFSGDRRSLEAEVLSITRRYGMRIVGPNCFGIVNLEAGVILPFFIIDPEYMKKGSASLISQSGGIFYDTCMLCSVENVGLRKLVSIGNKLMTSENDILEYLLQDRETGVVGLYLESFSDGRRFMGLAATTDKPIVVLKANRSPSSGEIARFHTTALAGDDEVADAAMKQAGVIRVTNFQEMVDCFKIFNLPILKGRRLVLISRSGGHGVLSADAARRYGFEFARLSEKFLEGITRKKLNVIAATNPLDIGDVYDLNEYAPILDMALQEEEADGVVFVITYSSESDGGKVRDFVRYVSQVTPLYDKPVALCVVTNRSEWFGIKEAADFPVFTDVDQAVRALEWSLRHHEAKAYGRRAIPRLHQPSGPATGKSPSCRFLDPEECFSFLSRWGLPVADNAAVQNRDEAIARAEGMGYPVALKAGQGGILHKSEAKGVFLDIGDREALARAFDAMDAKRCLVQKMAPRGREIIIGGRQDNEFGPVVVCGLGGIYVEILADRSIRVAPVDEETAGAMIDELKGSAILRGARGRRPADIKALKDVIVRVSNFLMDNPDVVNLDINPVIVYDEGKGCVIVDAKVEVAKPWAV, translated from the coding sequence ATGGAAAAATTCTTTTACCCCGAAAGCATTGCCGTGTTCGGTGTTTCCGAGACACCATCCAATCTTGCCCGTGTTATTGTAGAGAATCTCGTCAGCTTCGGCTTTCAGGGTAACGTTTACCCCGTCGGGATGACGCAGGGTCAGATCGCCGGGATGAAAATATTGCCCGGCCTTGATGGTATCGATGGAATACCTGATCTGGCAGTGGTGCTGGTGCCTGCCCGGTACGCACCGGAGACGCTCGAGAGATGCGGCAAGAAGGGGATACGCAATGTCGTCCTGGAATCGGGCGGTTTCAGCGAATTCTCCGGCGACCGCCGATCCCTGGAGGCCGAAGTGCTCTCGATAACACGGCGTTATGGCATGAGGATCGTCGGTCCCAACTGTTTCGGCATCGTCAACCTCGAGGCCGGCGTCATTCTCCCCTTCTTCATAATAGATCCGGAATACATGAAGAAGGGTTCCGCGTCGCTTATCTCCCAGAGCGGCGGCATCTTTTACGATACCTGCATGCTTTGCTCTGTCGAAAACGTGGGCTTGAGGAAGCTTGTCAGTATCGGCAACAAGCTCATGACGAGCGAGAACGATATCCTGGAATATCTCCTGCAGGACAGGGAAACGGGCGTCGTCGGGCTCTACCTCGAAAGCTTTTCCGACGGCAGGCGCTTCATGGGCCTTGCGGCCACGACGGACAAACCCATCGTGGTCCTCAAGGCGAACAGGAGTCCGTCAAGCGGTGAGATAGCAAGATTCCACACAACGGCCCTCGCCGGGGACGATGAGGTGGCCGACGCCGCCATGAAACAGGCGGGTGTCATCAGGGTCACCAATTTCCAGGAGATGGTGGATTGTTTCAAGATATTCAATTTGCCCATACTCAAGGGCAGGAGACTTGTACTTATCTCGCGCTCCGGCGGCCACGGAGTGCTCAGCGCCGATGCGGCGAGACGGTACGGCTTTGAGTTCGCACGCCTCTCGGAGAAGTTTCTCGAGGGGATAACGCGGAAGAAACTGAACGTTATCGCGGCGACGAATCCCCTGGATATCGGCGACGTTTACGACTTGAATGAATACGCCCCCATCCTGGATATGGCCCTTCAGGAGGAAGAAGCAGACGGGGTCGTTTTCGTTATCACCTACAGTTCCGAGAGTGACGGCGGCAAGGTCAGGGATTTTGTCCGTTACGTGTCTCAGGTGACCCCGTTATATGACAAGCCCGTGGCCCTCTGTGTCGTGACTAACAGGTCGGAATGGTTCGGGATCAAGGAGGCGGCGGATTTCCCCGTTTTCACCGATGTGGACCAGGCGGTGCGGGCCCTGGAATGGTCCTTAAGACATCATGAGGCGAAAGCGTATGGACGGCGGGCCATTCCGAGATTGCATCAGCCGTCGGGGCCTGCAACCGGCAAGAGTCCCTCCTGCCGCTTTCTTGATCCCGAAGAATGTTTCTCTTTCTTATCGAGATGGGGTCTTCCCGTTGCGGACAACGCCGCGGTGCAGAACCGCGATGAGGCCATTGCGAGGGCTGAGGGTATGGGTTATCCTGTGGCCCTCAAGGCCGGCCAGGGCGGGATACTGCATAAATCGGAGGCGAAGGGCGTCTTTCTCGATATCGGGGACCGCGAGGCGCTGGCGCGCGCTTTTGACGCGATGGACGCAAAGAGGTGCCTTGTTCAGAAGATGGCCCCGCGGGGCCGGGAGATCATCATCGGAGGACGCCAGGACAACGAATTCGGTCCCGTCGTGGTCTGCGGTCTCGGCGGCATATACGTGGAAATCCTCGCCGACAGGTCTATCCGGGTTGCTCCCGTCGATGAGGAAACCGCCGGAGCCATGATAGACGAACTGAAGGGCAGTGCTATTCTCCGGGGTGCACGGGGCAGAAGACCCGCCGACATAAAGGCCCTGAAAGATGTCATCGTCAGGGTATCCAATTTCCTTATGGATAATCCCGATGTGGTCAATCTCGATATCAACCCGGTCATCGTTTACGACGAGGGGAAAGGGTGCGTCATTGTCGATGCGAAGGTGGAAGTTGCCAAACCCTGGGCTGTATGA
- a CDS encoding NADH-quinone oxidoreductase subunit M codes for MTVMSVPILSFLIYFPLLGAVILLFANRRNSQFIKIFTLVISLIELAASIPLFFKFDDAAKTMQFVEKADWFPEWGISYLLGIDGISLLLVLLTTFLTVICVLCSWKAIEDRVKEYYITFLFLETAMIGTLCALDLVLFYIFWELMLIPMYLLIGVWGGPRRVYAAIKFFLFTMAGSVLMLVAILTLYFFYYNSTGVYTFNVLELYKASIPIVKQYWLFGAFALSFAIKVPMFPVHTWLPDAHTEAPTAGSVILAGVLLKMGTYGFIRFAIPLFPAAAIDAVPLMSILAVIGIIYGAIVSMMQPDLKRLIAFSSVSHLGYVMLGIFAFNMQGVQGGIYQMLNHGISTGGLFLIVGMIYERRHTRMISDFGGIAKVMPIFAVFFMIITLSSIALPGTNGFVGEFLILLGAFKSNVVYGTLATTGVILGAVYMLWMFQRVMFGVITKEENRNLKDLGGREILILVSMVFFIILMGVYPKMFFKKMDTTVAEYLAFVKTKSAQVRVLEQDAAGARVAKEIANKNMTR; via the coding sequence ATGACGGTTATGTCGGTCCCAATACTCAGCTTTCTCATATATTTTCCGCTCCTCGGGGCAGTGATCCTGCTATTTGCGAATCGCAGAAACAGTCAGTTCATCAAAATCTTTACTCTCGTCATTTCCCTGATAGAGCTTGCGGCGTCTATCCCTCTTTTCTTCAAATTCGATGACGCGGCAAAGACAATGCAGTTTGTCGAAAAGGCGGATTGGTTTCCAGAATGGGGCATAAGCTATTTGCTCGGCATAGACGGCATAAGCCTTCTTCTTGTTCTCTTGACCACGTTTCTCACTGTTATCTGTGTGCTGTGTTCATGGAAGGCCATTGAGGATCGAGTGAAGGAATACTACATTACATTCCTTTTTCTTGAAACGGCGATGATTGGAACGCTCTGCGCCCTCGATCTCGTGCTCTTCTACATTTTCTGGGAATTGATGTTGATTCCCATGTATCTGCTTATCGGTGTGTGGGGAGGTCCGAGAAGGGTATACGCGGCCATAAAGTTTTTCCTCTTTACCATGGCGGGAAGCGTTCTCATGCTTGTCGCGATCCTGACCCTGTACTTTTTCTATTACAACAGCACGGGGGTTTACACATTCAACGTGCTTGAGCTCTATAAGGCGAGCATTCCCATCGTGAAGCAGTACTGGCTTTTTGGGGCCTTTGCGCTATCTTTTGCCATCAAGGTTCCCATGTTCCCGGTGCACACCTGGTTGCCGGACGCGCACACGGAAGCGCCGACGGCGGGCAGCGTCATCCTTGCCGGAGTGCTTTTAAAGATGGGCACCTACGGTTTCATAAGATTTGCGATCCCGCTTTTCCCGGCTGCGGCAATAGACGCAGTACCGCTCATGTCCATACTCGCGGTTATCGGAATCATTTATGGCGCCATTGTCAGTATGATGCAGCCCGACCTGAAGAGACTGATCGCCTTTTCCAGCGTGAGCCACCTCGGCTATGTCATGCTCGGTATCTTTGCTTTCAATATGCAGGGCGTTCAGGGCGGCATCTACCAGATGCTCAACCATGGCATAAGCACCGGCGGACTTTTTCTCATCGTGGGAATGATATATGAGAGAAGGCACACGAGAATGATATCCGACTTCGGAGGGATTGCGAAGGTAATGCCGATTTTTGCGGTATTCTTCATGATCATCACTCTGTCGTCGATCGCCCTTCCCGGAACGAACGGGTTTGTGGGGGAGTTTCTAATTCTGCTGGGCGCATTCAAGAGCAATGTGGTGTATGGGACGCTGGCGACGACGGGTGTCATTCTGGGAGCGGTATATATGCTCTGGATGTTCCAGAGGGTCATGTTCGGGGTGATCACGAAGGAAGAGAACAGGAATCTGAAAGATCTGGGCGGCCGGGAGATATTGATACTTGTCTCCATGGTATTCTTCATAATCCTGATGGGCGTATACCCGAAGATGTTCTTTAAGAAGATGGACACTACCGTTGCGGAATACCTGGCCTTCGTGAAGACCAAGAGCGCGCAGGTTCGTGTTTTGGAGCAGGACGCGGCCGGAGCCAGGGTGGCCAAGGAAATAGCGAACAAGAATATGACGAGATAG